A genome region from Armatimonadota bacterium includes the following:
- the lysA gene encoding diaminopimelate decarboxylase, with protein sequence MRSVTVGPHGYSVNGRGHLEIGGVDALDLARQFGTPLHVLDEDRLRDNCRRYRSALARSYGEGRVVYASKACCILATCQIAVQEGLGVDVASGGELHTALRAGVPPADVVFHGSNKTAQEVAEGLRAGVGRFVVDNDHELDLLEELAARLDTTADVLLRVTPGVEPHTHRAIRTGGVDSKFGFPLATGSAHRAVARVLRSARLRLWGVHTHIGSQIADLEPFCAAAEAVVEFAAEVREAHGAVVEEVNMGGGLAIRYLSSDSPPSIEAYVDAVAGAVGSAARRRGLPRPRLYLEPGRSIVGDAGVTLYTVGAVKVIPGVRTYVSVDGGMYENPRPALYGARYEAVVADRPLAPAAQTVSLAGRCCESGDVLIWEAALPPVRSGDVVAVFSTGAYTYSMASNYNRFPRPAVVLAGDGRARVVVERESYDDLIRKDVPL encoded by the coding sequence ATGCGCTCGGTCACCGTCGGCCCCCACGGGTATTCGGTCAACGGCCGCGGCCATCTGGAGATCGGCGGGGTGGACGCCCTGGACCTGGCCCGGCAGTTCGGCACGCCCCTGCACGTGCTGGACGAGGACCGGCTGCGGGACAACTGCCGCCGGTACCGGTCCGCCCTGGCCCGGTCGTACGGCGAAGGCCGGGTGGTGTATGCCAGCAAGGCCTGCTGCATCCTGGCCACCTGCCAGATCGCCGTCCAGGAGGGACTGGGGGTGGACGTGGCCTCGGGGGGCGAGCTGCACACCGCGCTGCGGGCCGGCGTGCCGCCCGCGGACGTGGTGTTCCACGGCAGCAACAAGACGGCCCAGGAGGTGGCCGAGGGCCTGCGGGCGGGCGTGGGCCGTTTTGTGGTGGACAACGACCACGAGCTGGACCTGCTGGAGGAGCTCGCCGCCCGCCTGGACACCACGGCCGACGTCCTGCTGCGGGTGACGCCGGGAGTCGAGCCGCACACCCACCGGGCCATCCGCACCGGAGGGGTGGACAGCAAGTTCGGATTCCCCCTGGCCACCGGATCGGCCCATCGGGCGGTGGCGCGGGTGCTGCGCAGTGCCCGCCTGCGCTTGTGGGGAGTGCACACCCACATCGGGTCGCAGATCGCCGACCTGGAGCCGTTCTGCGCGGCGGCCGAGGCCGTGGTGGAGTTCGCCGCGGAGGTGCGGGAGGCGCACGGCGCGGTGGTGGAAGAGGTGAACATGGGCGGCGGGCTGGCCATCCGCTACCTGTCCTCCGACAGCCCCCCGTCCATCGAGGCGTACGTGGACGCGGTGGCGGGCGCCGTGGGTTCGGCCGCCCGCCGGCGCGGGCTGCCCCGGCCCCGGCTGTACCTGGAGCCCGGGCGCTCCATCGTGGGCGACGCGGGGGTCACCCTGTACACCGTGGGCGCCGTCAAGGTCATCCCCGGGGTGCGCACCTACGTGTCGGTGGACGGCGGGATGTACGAGAACCCCCGTCCGGCGCTGTACGGCGCCCGCTACGAGGCGGTGGTGGCGGACCGGCCCCTGGCCCCTGCCGCGCAGACGGTCTCCCTGGCCGGCCGGTGCTGCGAGTCGGGGGACGTGCTCATCTGGGAGGCCGCCCTGCCCCCGGTGCGCAGCGGAGACGTGGTGGCGGTCTTCTCCACCGGCGCGTACACCTACTCCATGGCCAGCAACTACAACCGCTTCCCCCGCCCGGCGGTGGTCCTGGCCGGAGACGGCCGGGCGCGGGTGGTGGTCGAGCGCGAGTCCTACGACGACCTGATCCGCAAGGACGTTCCCCTCTGA
- a CDS encoding thiolase family protein, protein MGDIVILSAARTPIGRFLGGLAAVPAPRLGAVAIAEALRRARVAPERVDEVIMGQVLTSGVGQAPARQAALYAGLPSSVPATTVNKMCGSGLKAVMLGAQAIAAGDAQVVVAGGMENMSAVPYLLPRARTGLRLGDATLVDALLQDGLVDAYRRLHMGNCAELLAREYRISREEQDDFARRSYTRALEALDTGLFAAEIAPVPVPSDGGTRLVAEDEEPRRVDFARIPALRPAFEEGGTVTAANASSISDGAAAVVLASADAARRMDVQPLARVVGQATAALEPEWFTIAPARAIRLLLDKVGWRLEDVDLFEINEAFAAVVLGVCRDLGLSLDRVNVHGGAVALGHPIGCSGARILTTLLHALPRHGARRGVAAVCLAGGEAVAVAVEAL, encoded by the coding sequence ATGGGCGACATCGTGATCCTCAGCGCAGCGCGCACCCCCATCGGGAGGTTCCTGGGCGGACTGGCGGCGGTGCCGGCCCCGCGGCTGGGGGCGGTGGCCATCGCCGAGGCCCTGCGTCGGGCCCGGGTGGCGCCCGAGAGGGTGGACGAGGTGATCATGGGCCAGGTCCTGACCTCCGGCGTGGGCCAGGCTCCGGCCCGGCAGGCGGCCCTGTACGCCGGCCTGCCCTCCTCGGTGCCCGCGACCACCGTCAACAAGATGTGCGGCTCGGGCCTGAAGGCGGTGATGCTGGGCGCCCAGGCGATCGCCGCCGGCGACGCGCAGGTGGTCGTGGCGGGCGGCATGGAGAACATGAGCGCCGTCCCCTACCTCCTGCCCCGCGCCCGGACGGGACTGCGCCTGGGCGACGCAACCCTGGTGGATGCCCTCCTCCAGGACGGGCTGGTGGACGCCTACCGGCGCCTGCACATGGGCAACTGCGCCGAACTGCTGGCGCGGGAATACCGGATCAGCCGGGAGGAGCAGGACGACTTCGCCCGCCGCAGTTATACCCGGGCCCTGGAAGCCCTGGACACCGGCCTGTTCGCCGCCGAGATCGCCCCGGTCCCGGTGCCCTCCGACGGCGGCACCCGGCTCGTGGCCGAGGACGAGGAGCCCCGGCGGGTAGACTTCGCGCGGATCCCCGCCCTCCGGCCGGCCTTCGAGGAGGGGGGCACCGTCACGGCGGCCAACGCCAGCAGCATCAGCGACGGCGCCGCGGCGGTGGTCCTGGCCTCCGCGGACGCCGCCCGGCGCATGGACGTCCAGCCCCTGGCGCGCGTGGTGGGGCAGGCCACCGCCGCCCTGGAACCCGAGTGGTTCACCATCGCCCCCGCCCGCGCCATCCGCCTCCTGCTGGACAAGGTGGGCTGGCGTCTGGAGGATGTGGACCTGTTCGAGATCAACGAAGCCTTCGCCGCCGTCGTCCTCGGCGTCTGCCGCGACCTGGGACTGTCCCTGGACCGGGTGAACGTGCACGGCGGGGCGGTGGCCCTGGGGCACCCCATCGGGTGCAGCGGCGCCCGCATCCTCACCACGTTGCTGCACGCCCTGCCCCGCCACGGAGCGCGCCGGGGCGTGGCCGCCGTCTGCCTGGCCGGAGGCGAAGCCGTCGCGGTGGCCGTGGAAGCCCTGTAG
- the ispH gene encoding 4-hydroxy-3-methylbut-2-enyl diphosphate reductase, with translation MLGAMEIVVARHMGFCGGVRRAVEMARATAESATGPVFTWGPLIHNPQVVSRLRQEGVEVATALEQLSGEAFVVSAYGVEQAVLGAARARGMRIVDATCPVVIRAHSLAVRLVEEGYQLIVVGDHGHPEMVTLKEALGDRVTVVHTREEAARVPLRGKVAVMSQTTQARENFRQIVGDLSLRARELRVVNTLCPAITVRQEEAERLVEEVDALVVVGGHHSANTTRLWEIGQAHGRPTYHIEVADELRPEWFAGVRRVGVMSGASTPEWIISEVLARLEEIAARLPAPAAT, from the coding sequence ATGCTAGGGGCGATGGAGATCGTGGTGGCCAGGCACATGGGGTTCTGCGGCGGCGTGCGCCGGGCGGTGGAGATGGCCCGAGCCACCGCAGAATCCGCCACCGGGCCCGTGTTCACCTGGGGTCCGCTGATCCACAATCCCCAGGTCGTCTCCCGCCTGCGCCAGGAAGGTGTGGAGGTGGCCACCGCGCTGGAGCAGCTGTCCGGCGAGGCGTTCGTCGTCTCCGCCTACGGGGTGGAGCAGGCCGTTCTCGGTGCCGCCCGGGCGCGGGGGATGCGCATCGTGGACGCCACGTGTCCGGTCGTCATCCGGGCGCACTCGCTGGCCGTGCGGCTGGTGGAGGAAGGCTACCAGCTCATCGTGGTGGGCGACCACGGCCACCCGGAGATGGTCACCCTCAAGGAGGCGCTGGGCGACCGGGTGACGGTCGTGCACACCCGGGAGGAGGCTGCCCGGGTGCCGCTGCGCGGCAAGGTGGCGGTCATGTCGCAGACCACCCAGGCCCGGGAGAACTTCCGCCAGATCGTGGGAGACCTCAGCCTGCGCGCCCGGGAACTGCGGGTTGTCAACACCCTCTGCCCGGCCATCACCGTCCGGCAGGAAGAGGCCGAGCGCCTGGTGGAGGAGGTGGACGCCCTGGTGGTGGTGGGAGGCCACCACAGCGCCAACACCACCCGCCTGTGGGAGATCGGGCAGGCTCACGGCCGGCCGACCTATCACATCGAGGTGGCCGACGAGCTCCGCCCCGAGTGGTTTGCCGGCGTCCGGCGGGTGGGGGTGATGTCGGGAGCCAGCACGCCGGAGTGGATCATCTCCGAGGTGCTGGCGCGGCTGGAGGAGATTGCTGCCCGCCTGCCCGCGCCCGCGGCGACCTGA
- a CDS encoding segregation/condensation protein A: protein MKTPQFEGPLDLLLSLAQQGQVDLRDVEVGRLAEEYLAATASGVDLEEATEVLWTLAALVELKSRQMLPRPAPPDDEAVAAEEPSDLQERLDEHLREYRAFKEAATALRALEDYQARVFARSRAEDPAAVLLEGVTLDDLFRAFQQVLQRAARPVREVAGEEVRVADRMAAIVALLEAHPKGVEFDALFSGAVTALVVIVTFLALLELIRTRQVRVRQEERFGPIRLYRASAP from the coding sequence GTGAAGACGCCGCAGTTTGAGGGCCCGCTGGACCTGCTGCTGAGCCTGGCCCAGCAGGGACAGGTGGATCTCCGGGACGTGGAGGTCGGGCGCCTGGCCGAGGAATACCTGGCCGCCACCGCCTCGGGGGTGGACCTGGAGGAGGCCACCGAGGTGCTGTGGACGCTGGCGGCTCTGGTCGAACTGAAGTCGCGGCAGATGCTGCCCCGGCCGGCTCCGCCCGACGACGAGGCCGTCGCCGCCGAGGAGCCGTCGGACCTGCAGGAGCGGCTGGACGAACACCTGCGGGAGTACCGGGCCTTCAAGGAGGCGGCCACCGCCCTGCGGGCCCTGGAGGACTACCAGGCGCGGGTGTTCGCGCGGTCCCGGGCCGAGGACCCGGCGGCGGTTCTGCTGGAGGGGGTCACCCTGGACGACCTGTTCCGGGCCTTCCAGCAGGTTCTGCAGCGGGCGGCCCGCCCGGTGCGCGAGGTGGCGGGGGAGGAAGTCCGGGTGGCCGACCGCATGGCCGCGATTGTGGCCCTGCTGGAGGCGCATCCTAAGGGTGTGGAGTTCGACGCGCTGTTCAGCGGCGCGGTGACCGCCCTGGTGGTGATCGTCACATTCCTGGCCCTGCTGGAGCTCATCCGCACCCGACAGGTCCGCGTGCGGCAGGAGGAACGGTTCGGGCCCATCCGGCTGTACCGGGCATCCGCGCCATGA
- the scpB gene encoding SMC-Scp complex subunit ScpB, with product MTLPDGLAPPPDDLDLDELKRAAECILLVSGGPVTVEQLSEVLQAPVQTVHALLWELQQDYRGRGLQVQAVAGGFQLCTRPELAGYVQRYLGLDFRQPLSQAALETLAIVAYRQPVTRAEIEAIRGVRSDHVLERLLERRLIREVGRKQAVGRPILYGTTEGFLRYFGLGSLDDLPPLGDHDLRAALDGLSAASGRDD from the coding sequence ATGACGCTGCCCGACGGACTGGCCCCGCCCCCCGACGATCTGGACCTGGACGAGCTCAAACGGGCGGCGGAGTGCATCCTGCTGGTGAGCGGGGGGCCGGTCACGGTCGAGCAGCTCAGCGAGGTCCTGCAGGCACCCGTGCAGACGGTGCACGCGCTGCTGTGGGAGCTGCAGCAGGACTACCGGGGACGCGGGCTGCAGGTGCAGGCCGTCGCGGGAGGGTTCCAGCTCTGTACCCGGCCGGAGCTGGCGGGCTACGTCCAGCGCTACCTGGGGCTCGACTTCCGGCAGCCGCTGTCCCAGGCCGCCCTGGAAACCCTGGCCATCGTGGCATACCGCCAGCCGGTCACCCGGGCGGAGATCGAGGCGATCCGCGGAGTGCGGTCGGATCACGTGCTGGAGCGGCTGCTGGAGCGCCGCCTGATCCGCGAGGTGGGGCGCAAGCAGGCGGTGGGGCGCCCGATCCTGTACGGGACCACCGAGGGGTTCCTGCGCTACTTCGGTCTGGGCAGCCTGGACGACCTTCCGCCCCTGGGAGATCATGACCTCCGCGCGGCCCTGGACGGACTCTCCGCCGCCTCCGGCCGGGACGACTGA
- the cmk gene encoding (d)CMP kinase produces MSARRRPIVAIDGPVGAGKTTVARAVARALGFRHVDTGAMYRSVAWAALSRGVDLSDEAALTALARSLEIRLEDTPDGQRVWVDGRDVTEAIRDPAVSEAASVVSTYPGVREAMVAAQRRLGADGGVVVEGRDIGTVVFPDAEVKVFLTASVEERARRRYRELRARGVAISLDEVRRAEEERDRRDRTRSHSPLQPAPDAVVMDTTGVPVDEVVGSILALCRRAVP; encoded by the coding sequence ATGAGCGCCCGGCGCCGACCGATCGTCGCCATCGATGGCCCGGTGGGGGCGGGCAAGACCACCGTGGCGCGGGCGGTGGCCCGCGCGCTGGGATTCCGCCACGTGGACACCGGGGCCATGTACCGGTCGGTGGCGTGGGCCGCCCTCAGCCGGGGCGTGGACCTGTCCGACGAGGCGGCCCTCACGGCCCTCGCCCGGTCCCTGGAGATCCGCCTGGAGGACACCCCCGACGGGCAGCGGGTCTGGGTGGACGGGCGGGACGTCACCGAGGCGATCCGCGACCCGGCGGTGAGCGAGGCGGCGTCGGTGGTGAGCACCTACCCGGGAGTGCGGGAGGCCATGGTGGCCGCCCAGCGGCGCCTGGGCGCCGACGGCGGAGTGGTCGTGGAGGGCCGCGACATCGGGACGGTGGTGTTCCCGGACGCCGAGGTCAAGGTCTTTCTCACCGCGTCGGTGGAGGAGCGGGCCCGCCGCCGGTACCGGGAACTGCGCGCCCGGGGCGTGGCGATCAGCCTGGACGAGGTCCGCCGGGCCGAGGAGGAGCGGGACCGGCGCGACCGCACCCGGTCTCACTCTCCCCTGCAGCCGGCCCCCGACGCCGTCGTGATGGACACCACCGGCGTCCCGGTGGACGAGGTGGTCGGATCCATCCTCGCGCTGTGCCGACGCGCCGTGCCGTGA
- a CDS encoding lysophospholipid acyltransferase family protein, which produces MSATVLYRLSWIAFALLFRLLGIRRRVEGREYEPRPPYLIVANHASEADIPLVGLSLRARVAFMAKDELRRLPPVAWWVRGCGSFFVRRGVPDRDAVREALRMLRRGWAVCMFAEGTRSRDGRLGPFHEGAAYVALKAGVPVLPVAIAGSHRVRVAGWRLPRNVDATIRIGPPLVPRAEGAVREAVAEWTARLREAVRALLPPDQQPLDAP; this is translated from the coding sequence GTGAGCGCCACTGTGCTGTACCGCCTGAGCTGGATCGCGTTCGCGCTCCTGTTCCGCCTGTTGGGCATCCGCCGGCGGGTAGAGGGACGCGAGTACGAACCCCGGCCGCCGTACCTGATCGTGGCCAACCACGCCAGCGAGGCCGACATCCCCCTGGTGGGCCTGTCCCTGCGCGCGCGGGTCGCGTTCATGGCCAAGGACGAGCTGCGCCGCCTGCCTCCGGTGGCGTGGTGGGTGCGCGGATGCGGGAGCTTTTTCGTGCGCCGGGGCGTCCCCGACCGGGACGCGGTGCGGGAGGCCCTGCGAATGCTGCGGCGCGGGTGGGCGGTGTGCATGTTCGCCGAGGGCACCCGCAGCCGGGACGGGCGGCTGGGGCCGTTCCACGAAGGGGCCGCCTATGTGGCGCTCAAGGCCGGCGTTCCCGTGCTGCCCGTGGCCATCGCGGGCAGCCATCGGGTGCGGGTCGCGGGCTGGCGGCTGCCCCGCAACGTCGACGCGACCATCCGGATCGGTCCACCCCTGGTCCCGCGGGCGGAGGGGGCTGTCCGGGAAGCGGTGGCGGAGTGGACGGCGCGCCTGCGGGAGGCGGTGCGGGCGTTGTTGCCGCCCGACCAGCAGCCCCTGGACGCGCCATGA
- a CDS encoding D-alanyl-D-alanine carboxypeptidase family protein: MTSARPWTDSPPPPAGTTEAFRPPRAGILAALVAAAAAVPAPAIQAAAAALVDADSGEVLYAHHPDRRWPPASTTKILTALLAAEVLGDDAVVTISPRAGREQVGARVGLRAGQRWRVRDLLAALLLISANDAAVALAEGADGSVEAFVARMNARARQWGLTGSHFVTPHGWPRPGHYSTARDLAILARRLLENERLAAVVRARTLVLARPEGTTQTLVNTNRLLWLYPGADGVKTGWVAESGPCLVGSARRGGRRLVVVLLNATPLYEQAMALLDYGFARTPSGRGR; this comes from the coding sequence ATGACCTCCGCGCGGCCCTGGACGGACTCTCCGCCGCCTCCGGCCGGGACGACTGAGGCGTTTCGCCCGCCCCGCGCCGGGATCCTGGCCGCGCTCGTGGCAGCCGCCGCCGCGGTTCCCGCCCCGGCAATTCAGGCGGCCGCCGCGGCGCTCGTGGACGCAGACAGCGGCGAGGTCCTCTATGCCCACCACCCCGACCGCCGCTGGCCGCCCGCCAGCACCACCAAGATACTGACCGCCCTCCTGGCGGCCGAGGTGCTCGGAGACGACGCCGTGGTGACCATCAGCCCCCGGGCCGGGAGGGAACAGGTGGGAGCGAGGGTGGGCCTGCGGGCCGGTCAGCGGTGGCGGGTCCGGGACCTGCTGGCCGCCCTGCTGCTGATCTCCGCCAACGACGCCGCCGTGGCCCTGGCGGAAGGAGCGGACGGGTCGGTGGAGGCGTTTGTCGCCCGCATGAATGCCCGGGCGCGGCAGTGGGGCCTGACCGGCTCCCACTTCGTGACACCGCACGGGTGGCCCCGGCCCGGCCACTACAGCACGGCCAGGGATCTGGCGATCCTGGCGAGGCGCCTGCTGGAGAACGAGCGGCTGGCGGCCGTGGTGCGGGCCCGCACTCTCGTCCTCGCGCGCCCCGAGGGAACGACCCAGACGCTGGTCAACACCAACCGGCTGCTGTGGCTGTACCCGGGTGCCGATGGGGTGAAGACAGGGTGGGTGGCGGAGTCCGGCCCCTGCCTGGTCGGGTCGGCGAGGCGGGGCGGCCGGCGGCTGGTGGTGGTGCTGCTGAACGCGACCCCGCTGTACGAGCAGGCGATGGCGCTGCTGGACTACGGGTTCGCCCGCACCCCGAGCGGCCGAGGGCGATGA
- a CDS encoding PspC domain-containing protein produces the protein MKRLYRSRTDRWIAGVCGGLAAYLDVDVSAVRLAFVLLAFWNGLGVILYLLLVLLVPDEPIPEVVTGVVPPAEDESQRRVRTLGALLVLVGAYLLAQQTPLFAVLFRQPWAGVVLVAGGLLVLLFWPRRR, from the coding sequence ATGAAGCGCCTGTACCGGTCGCGCACCGACCGCTGGATTGCCGGCGTCTGCGGAGGTCTGGCCGCCTACCTGGACGTGGACGTCTCCGCCGTGCGCCTGGCATTCGTCCTGCTGGCCTTCTGGAACGGTCTGGGCGTGATCCTGTACCTGCTGCTGGTTCTGCTGGTGCCCGACGAACCGATCCCCGAGGTGGTCACGGGAGTCGTCCCGCCGGCGGAGGACGAATCTCAGCGGCGGGTGCGCACCCTGGGAGCCCTGCTGGTCCTGGTGGGCGCCTACCTGCTGGCCCAGCAGACCCCCCTCTTTGCCGTCCTGTTCCGCCAGCCCTGGGCCGGGGTGGTACTGGTGGCGGGGGGACTGCTGGTCCTGCTGTTCTGGCCGCGGCGGCGCTGA
- a CDS encoding tRNA-binding protein, with amino-acid sequence MARISWEDFEKVEMRVGLIRSVEEFPRARKPSYRLTIDFGPYGVRRSSAAIRPYYRPEDLVGRQVICVVNLPPKQVADFISEVLTLGVVEHGGRIVLLQPDRPAEVGARIG; translated from the coding sequence ATGGCGCGCATCAGCTGGGAGGATTTCGAAAAGGTGGAGATGCGGGTGGGCCTCATCCGCTCGGTGGAGGAGTTCCCCAGGGCCCGCAAGCCCTCCTACCGCCTGACCATCGACTTCGGCCCCTACGGCGTCCGGCGGTCGTCGGCCGCCATCCGCCCGTACTACCGGCCGGAGGATCTGGTGGGTCGCCAGGTGATCTGCGTGGTCAATCTCCCGCCCAAACAGGTGGCCGACTTCATCTCCGAGGTCCTCACCCTCGGCGTGGTCGAGCACGGCGGACGCATCGTGCTGCTCCAGCCCGACCGCCCCGCCGAGGTGGGCGCCCGCATCGGCTGA
- the der gene encoding ribosome biogenesis GTPase Der has product MPVPVVVIVGRPNVGKSALFNRLVGRRAAIVEDIPGITRDRLYGRVVWRGREFEVVDTGGLISHPTEPLQEQVQRQVARALEEADLVLLVVDVRSGVLPEDREIAQRLRESRRPVLLVANKADRPGHPGIYEMYELGVGDPVPVSALHGLGISDLLDRVAEMLPAGEPEEAGPAIPVAVVGRPNVGKSSLVNAILGEDRVIVDAAPGTTRDAVDTVFRWGDRRVVLIDTAGLRRRARVSDVVERYSVTRTLAAVDRAHVVVLVLDATQPPADQDQEIARLTVERGRALVLAVTKWDLVSPSPEPREAILAPVRAAMRFVSYAPVVVTSAVRRWGIAALVERVGEAADAHARRVPTGPLNRVLMEAEEAHPPPADGAGRQLKIYYATQPAVRPPTIVLFVNDPDLVTEDYRRYLDARLRAAFDFRGTPLRLVFRARERATARR; this is encoded by the coding sequence ATGCCCGTGCCGGTCGTGGTGATCGTCGGCCGCCCCAATGTGGGCAAGTCGGCCCTCTTCAACCGCCTGGTGGGCCGGCGGGCGGCCATCGTCGAAGACATCCCCGGCATCACCCGGGACCGCCTGTACGGCCGGGTTGTCTGGCGCGGCCGGGAGTTTGAGGTGGTCGACACCGGGGGCCTCATCTCCCACCCCACCGAGCCCCTTCAGGAGCAGGTTCAGCGCCAGGTCGCCCGGGCGCTGGAGGAGGCCGATCTGGTCCTGTTGGTGGTGGACGTCCGCTCCGGCGTCCTCCCCGAGGACCGGGAGATCGCCCAGCGCCTGCGGGAGAGCCGCCGGCCCGTGCTGCTGGTCGCCAACAAGGCCGACCGGCCGGGCCATCCCGGGATCTACGAGATGTACGAACTGGGGGTGGGAGACCCCGTGCCGGTGTCCGCCCTGCACGGCCTGGGGATCTCCGACCTGCTGGACCGGGTGGCGGAGATGCTGCCGGCGGGCGAGCCGGAGGAGGCGGGTCCGGCCATCCCGGTGGCGGTGGTCGGCCGTCCGAATGTGGGCAAGTCCTCCCTGGTCAACGCGATCCTGGGGGAGGACCGGGTCATCGTGGACGCCGCTCCCGGCACCACGCGGGACGCCGTGGACACCGTGTTCCGGTGGGGAGATCGCCGGGTCGTGCTCATCGATACCGCCGGGCTGCGGCGGCGGGCCCGGGTCAGCGATGTGGTGGAGCGCTACAGCGTGACGCGCACCCTGGCCGCGGTGGACCGGGCTCACGTTGTCGTCCTGGTCCTGGACGCCACCCAGCCCCCGGCCGACCAGGACCAGGAGATCGCCCGGCTGACCGTGGAGCGCGGCCGGGCGCTGGTTCTGGCGGTGACCAAGTGGGACCTGGTCAGCCCGTCTCCCGAGCCCCGGGAGGCGATCCTGGCGCCGGTGCGGGCCGCGATGCGGTTTGTGTCCTACGCGCCCGTGGTGGTGACCTCGGCGGTGCGCCGGTGGGGGATCGCTGCGCTGGTGGAGCGGGTGGGGGAGGCGGCGGATGCCCACGCCCGCAGGGTGCCCACGGGGCCCCTCAACCGGGTGCTCATGGAGGCCGAAGAGGCCCATCCGCCTCCCGCCGACGGCGCCGGGCGCCAGCTGAAGATCTACTATGCGACGCAGCCCGCCGTCCGCCCGCCCACCATCGTCCTGTTCGTCAACGACCCCGACCTGGTGACCGAGGACTACCGCCGGTACCTGGACGCCCGGCTGAGGGCGGCGTTTGACTTCCGGGGTACGCCCCTGCGCCTGGTGTTCCGGGCCCGGGAGCGGGCGACGGCGCGCCGATGA
- a CDS encoding site-2 protease family protein: MWGDPAGLLVVAVALVVAATVHEYAHAYVADRRGDPTPRRQGRLTLNPLAHLDPVGSLLILVAGFGWARPVPVTPALLSRPRRDLMLVAAAGPLANLTVLFALGAPYKLGVLEAAPWADALSLQRVLAVSLRVNAMLATFNLMPIPPLDGSRILEGLLPPRMVPAYARLRPYGTWVLLALVFSRALSATLVPPMRWLTVQATGSALF; encoded by the coding sequence GTGTGGGGTGATCCTGCCGGGCTCCTGGTGGTGGCCGTGGCGCTGGTGGTCGCCGCCACGGTGCATGAGTACGCCCACGCCTACGTGGCCGACCGGCGCGGGGACCCGACCCCGCGCCGGCAGGGTCGCCTGACCCTGAACCCCCTGGCCCACCTGGACCCGGTGGGATCCCTGCTGATTCTTGTGGCGGGATTCGGGTGGGCGCGTCCGGTGCCCGTCACCCCGGCCCTGCTGTCCCGTCCCCGGCGGGATCTGATGCTCGTGGCCGCCGCCGGCCCGCTGGCCAATCTGACGGTGCTGTTCGCGCTGGGGGCGCCGTACAAGCTGGGCGTGCTGGAGGCCGCCCCGTGGGCGGACGCGCTGTCCCTGCAGAGGGTGCTGGCCGTGTCCCTCAGGGTCAACGCCATGCTGGCCACGTTCAACCTGATGCCCATCCCGCCGCTGGACGGATCCCGGATCCTGGAGGGCCTGCTGCCGCCGAGGATGGTCCCCGCATACGCCCGGCTGCGGCCGTACGGGACGTGGGTCCTCCTGGCGCTGGTCTTCAGCCGGGCCCTGTCGGCGACCCTGGTGCCCCCCATGCGCTGGCTGACGGTCCAGGCCACAGGGTCGGCGCTGTTCTGA
- a CDS encoding diacylglycerol kinase family lipid kinase, translating into MINPFAARGRARRTWPRVRTVLQQAGWTLEEVVTGSPQEAEARARAAGGAWDVVVAVGGDGTSHWVINGLLRADSPPPLALIPEGTANDFARSLGIPLSPIAAARALVGAVRRRVDVGEVNGRYYATISGVGFDAEVARRVNRWPRWIRGTAVYVAGILITLATYRPVEVTLVVDGSSRRVRLYLLAAANTNWYGGGMYMAPHARIDDGLLAVVYATDLTPLQTLRVLPSVFSGRHLLHPKVAHTTARTVQVDSATPLAIHADGEVVGTVPASFRVIPQALDVLVPAPSAGDAP; encoded by the coding sequence GTGATCAACCCGTTCGCGGCCCGGGGCCGGGCCCGCCGCACCTGGCCTCGGGTCCGCACGGTCCTGCAGCAGGCCGGATGGACGCTGGAGGAGGTCGTCACCGGCTCGCCCCAGGAGGCCGAGGCGCGGGCCCGGGCGGCCGGCGGCGCCTGGGACGTGGTGGTGGCCGTGGGGGGCGACGGCACCAGCCACTGGGTGATCAACGGGCTGCTGCGCGCCGATTCCCCTCCCCCCCTGGCCCTGATTCCCGAGGGCACCGCCAACGACTTTGCCCGCAGCCTGGGCATCCCCCTCTCCCCGATCGCGGCCGCCCGGGCTCTGGTGGGAGCCGTGCGGAGACGGGTGGACGTGGGCGAGGTCAACGGCAGGTACTACGCCACCATCTCGGGCGTGGGATTCGACGCCGAGGTGGCGCGGCGGGTCAACCGGTGGCCCCGGTGGATCCGCGGGACGGCCGTGTACGTGGCCGGCATTCTGATCACCCTGGCGACCTACCGCCCGGTGGAGGTCACGCTGGTCGTGGACGGCTCCTCCCGGCGCGTCCGGCTCTATCTGCTGGCGGCGGCCAACACCAACTGGTACGGCGGCGGCATGTACATGGCCCCCCACGCCCGCATCGATGACGGCCTGCTGGCCGTCGTCTACGCCACCGACCTCACGCCCCTGCAGACCCTGCGGGTCCTGCCCTCGGTCTTCTCGGGGCGCCACCTGCTGCACCCCAAGGTGGCCCACACCACCGCCCGGACGGTACAGGTGGACAGCGCCACCCCGCTGGCCATCCACGCCGACGGCGAAGTGGTGGGGACGGTGCCGGCGTCGTTCCGCGTCATCCCGCAGGCCCTGGATGTCCTGGTGCCGGCGCCCTCCGCTGGCGACGCCCCCTGA